A section of the Mesorhizobium loti genome encodes:
- the fba gene encoding class II fructose-bisphosphate aldolase (catalyzes the reversible aldol condensation of dihydroxyacetonephosphate and glyceraldehyde 3-phosphate in the Calvin cycle, glycolysis, and/or gluconeogenesis) yields MARITLRQLLDHAAEYGYGVPAFNMNNMEQGLAIMEAAEETKSPVILQASRGARAYANDVVLAKLIDALVEIHPDIPVCMHLDHGNNEATCVTAIQYGFTSVMMDGSLKEDGKSPADYAYNSGITKRVVDMAHWGGVSVEGEIGVLGSLESGGGEQEDGHGVEGAISHDQLLTDPEQAVQFVKDTHVDALAVAMGTSHGAYKFSRKPDGAVLAMNVIEEIHRRLPNMHLVMHGSSSVPEELQEIINKYGGQMKPTWGVPVEEIQRGIKHGVRKINIDTDNRMALTGAIRKVLTENPSEFDPRKYLTPAMAAMRKLCKERFEQFGTAGNAPKIKPLPVSEMAKRYKSGSLDPKFG; encoded by the coding sequence TTGGCTCGCATCACACTGAGACAATTGCTCGATCACGCCGCCGAATACGGCTATGGCGTGCCGGCCTTCAACATGAACAACATGGAACAGGGCCTCGCCATCATGGAGGCGGCGGAAGAGACCAAATCGCCTGTCATCCTGCAGGCAAGCCGCGGTGCGCGCGCCTATGCCAATGACGTGGTGCTGGCCAAGCTGATCGACGCGCTGGTCGAGATCCACCCCGACATCCCGGTCTGCATGCATCTCGACCATGGCAATAACGAAGCCACCTGCGTCACCGCGATCCAGTACGGCTTCACCTCGGTGATGATGGACGGCTCACTCAAGGAGGACGGCAAGTCGCCGGCCGACTACGCCTATAATTCGGGCATCACCAAGCGCGTCGTCGACATGGCGCATTGGGGCGGCGTCTCTGTCGAAGGCGAGATCGGCGTGCTGGGCTCACTGGAGAGCGGCGGCGGCGAGCAGGAGGACGGCCACGGCGTCGAAGGCGCGATCAGCCACGACCAGCTTTTGACCGATCCCGAGCAGGCTGTACAGTTCGTCAAGGACACTCATGTCGATGCGCTGGCGGTGGCCATGGGCACCAGCCACGGCGCCTACAAATTCTCGCGCAAGCCGGATGGCGCGGTGCTGGCGATGAACGTCATCGAGGAGATCCACCGCCGCCTGCCCAACATGCATCTGGTCATGCACGGCTCGTCCTCCGTGCCGGAGGAGTTGCAGGAGATCATCAACAAATATGGCGGCCAGATGAAGCCGACCTGGGGCGTGCCGGTGGAAGAAATCCAGCGCGGCATCAAGCACGGCGTGCGCAAGATCAACATCGACACCGACAACCGGATGGCGCTGACCGGCGCGATCCGCAAGGTGCTGACGGAAAACCCGAGCGAGTTCGACCCGCGCAAATATCTGACGCCGGCGATGGCGGCGATGCGCAAGCTCTGCAAGGAGCGCTTCGAGCAGTTCGGCACCGCCGGCAACGCGCCGAAGATCAAGCCGCTGCCGGTCTCGGAGATGGCCAAGCGCTACAAATCGGGCAGCCTCGACCCGAAATTCGGCTGA
- a CDS encoding sugar phosphate isomerase/epimerase family protein, which produces MAFTLSLNTNPLVNRFADPADLIDTIAYDIGIRDVQLTHEFVNPGWPAATIVKFVRLFRGALSRTGVRVTSGMTGPYGRLNHFGHPDADVRRYYVDWFKTFADISAELGASGMGTQFAIFTHRDFDDPERRAQLFDIALDCWREVAQHARAAGLSYLFWEPMSVGREFGHTIENCRLLQDAIDAAGMAIPLEMMVDIDHGDVTSSNPADIDPYAWAGAFPRKSPIIHIKQSSMNKGGHWPFTSAYNRDGRITPEKLLETVRRGGGTNNEICLELSFREREPVDHQVVAMIRESVDYWAPFIETGRPSLLPRAE; this is translated from the coding sequence TTGGCCTTCACGCTCTCCCTCAACACCAATCCGCTGGTGAACCGTTTTGCCGATCCGGCTGACCTGATCGACACCATCGCCTACGACATTGGCATCCGGGACGTGCAACTCACGCATGAATTCGTCAATCCGGGTTGGCCCGCGGCGACGATCGTCAAATTCGTCCGCCTGTTTCGCGGCGCACTCTCCCGCACCGGCGTGCGTGTCACCTCCGGCATGACCGGCCCTTACGGCCGGCTCAATCATTTCGGCCACCCCGACGCGGATGTGCGCCGCTACTATGTCGACTGGTTCAAGACCTTCGCCGACATCTCGGCCGAGCTTGGCGCCAGCGGCATGGGCACGCAATTCGCCATCTTCACCCATCGCGACTTTGACGATCCCGAACGCCGCGCCCAGCTGTTCGACATCGCGCTGGACTGCTGGCGCGAGGTCGCCCAGCATGCCCGCGCGGCCGGCCTGAGCTACCTGTTCTGGGAGCCGATGTCGGTCGGGCGGGAGTTCGGGCACACCATCGAGAACTGCCGGCTGTTGCAAGACGCGATCGACGCCGCGGGCATGGCCATTCCGCTCGAGATGATGGTCGACATCGACCACGGCGACGTCACATCAAGCAATCCGGCCGACATCGACCCCTATGCCTGGGCCGGGGCCTTTCCCAGGAAGTCGCCGATCATCCACATCAAGCAGTCGTCGATGAACAAGGGCGGCCATTGGCCCTTCACATCAGCCTACAACAGAGACGGCCGCATCACGCCGGAAAAGCTGCTGGAGACGGTGCGGCGTGGCGGCGGCACCAACAACGAGATCTGCCTCGAACTGTCGTTCCGTGAGCGTGAGCCGGTCGACCACCAGGTGGTGGCCATGATCCGCGAGTCCGTCGACTATTGGGCGCCGTTCATCGAGACAGGCAGGCCCAGCCTTTTGCCAAGGGCCGAATAG
- a CDS encoding class II aldolase, with amino-acid sequence MREPAGEGRLMGGLVNTGTSEFRMLRSLSASIGADPLLVQGAGGNTSIKQAGVLWIKASGTWLKNARDDEIMVPVALAPLLDAVAQRSPAAETAGQFTLADLNPRQLRPSIETTVHALLPQKIVVHVHCVETISIAVQANAEALLEERLRGLDWAFVPYRRPGLPLAQGIAERLKPATNVLVLGNHGLVVAADTVAEAALLLQRVTGLLARPPRPAPAPDLDALLRLAAGSDYRLPASAAAHDVATDLASCRIAASGSLYPDHVIFLGVGSVIAGPGENAAAIVARTAAAPTSLLFPGKGVLMRRDANAGAEAMARCLADVVARVDGAARVNYLSPKENAELLNWDAEKYRQQLNREGATLQ; translated from the coding sequence GTGCGCGAACCGGCTGGCGAAGGCAGGCTGATGGGGGGGCTCGTCAATACTGGAACCAGTGAATTCCGCATGCTGCGCTCCTTGTCGGCCAGTATCGGCGCCGATCCGCTGCTGGTCCAGGGCGCCGGCGGCAACACCTCCATCAAGCAGGCCGGCGTGCTGTGGATCAAAGCCTCGGGCACCTGGCTGAAGAACGCGCGCGACGATGAGATCATGGTGCCGGTCGCGCTGGCGCCGCTGCTGGACGCCGTGGCGCAGCGCAGCCCGGCGGCCGAGACTGCCGGTCAGTTCACGCTGGCGGACCTCAATCCTCGCCAGCTGCGGCCCTCCATCGAGACGACGGTACATGCTCTGCTGCCGCAGAAGATCGTCGTCCACGTCCATTGCGTCGAGACGATCTCGATCGCCGTGCAGGCCAATGCCGAAGCCCTGCTGGAGGAACGCCTGCGCGGCCTCGATTGGGCCTTCGTGCCCTATCGCAGGCCCGGCTTGCCGCTGGCGCAAGGGATCGCCGAGCGGCTGAAGCCTGCGACCAACGTGCTCGTGCTTGGCAATCATGGGCTGGTGGTCGCCGCCGACACGGTCGCCGAAGCGGCCTTGCTTCTACAACGGGTGACCGGGCTGCTCGCGAGGCCGCCGCGGCCGGCCCCAGCCCCCGATCTCGACGCTTTGCTGAGGCTCGCCGCCGGCAGCGACTACCGGCTGCCGGCGTCGGCCGCCGCGCATGACGTCGCGACCGACCTCGCCAGTTGCCGCATCGCGGCTTCCGGCAGCCTCTACCCGGATCATGTCATCTTCCTTGGCGTCGGCTCGGTGATCGCCGGTCCCGGAGAGAACGCGGCGGCGATCGTCGCCCGCACCGCAGCCGCGCCGACGTCCCTCCTGTTTCCCGGCAAGGGCGTGCTGATGCGCCGGGACGCCAATGCCGGCGCCGAGGCGATGGCGCGTTGTCTGGCCGACGTCGTCGCCCGCGTCGATGGCGCGGCGCGCGTCAATTATCTCAGTCCTAAGGAGAATGCCGAACTGTTGAACTGGGACGCCGAAAAATACCGCCAGCAACTCAACCGCGAGGGGGCGACGTTGCAATGA
- a CDS encoding glycerol-3-phosphate dehydrogenase: MSGGAEIVDLFVIGGGVNGAGIARDAAGRGLSVILCEKDDLAEGTSSRSGKLVHGGLRYLEYYEFRLVREALIEREVLLESAPHIIWPMRFVLPHSPDDRPAWLVRLGLFLYDHLGGRKRLPATRTLNLRTAPEGAPIKDAFRRGFEYSDCWVDDARLVVINALDAAERGARVFTRTACTAARRENGLWVVEMQDGRTGIRTMVRARALINAAGPWVNDIVNRVAGQNSRRNVRLVKGSHIVVPKFWEGRQAYLIQNSDKRVIFINPYQNDLALIGTTDIPYDGRPEDVAADGSEIDYLIRVVNRYFKRGLARGDVVYSFSGVRPLYDDNADNPSAVTRDYIFELDAPDGQAPLLSVFGGKITTFRKLAEHALDRIAPFFPKMGKPWTAKAHLPGGDIANADFEQFLGDLGHEYPWIPASLLKHYGRLYGTRTRALVGAARSIDELGRCFGKDFFEREANYLFDREWALTSADILQRRTKHGLHLSAEERTAFEHWCANRLAKAG; this comes from the coding sequence ATGAGCGGTGGCGCTGAAATCGTCGACCTCTTCGTCATCGGCGGCGGCGTCAACGGCGCCGGCATTGCGCGCGATGCCGCCGGCCGCGGCCTTTCCGTCATCCTGTGCGAGAAGGACGATCTCGCCGAAGGCACCAGCTCCCGCTCGGGCAAGCTCGTCCATGGCGGCCTGCGCTATCTCGAATATTACGAATTCCGCCTGGTGCGCGAAGCGCTGATCGAGCGCGAGGTGCTCCTGGAATCGGCACCGCACATCATCTGGCCGATGCGCTTCGTGCTGCCGCATAGCCCGGACGACCGGCCAGCCTGGCTGGTGCGGCTCGGCCTGTTCCTCTACGACCATCTCGGCGGCCGCAAGCGGCTGCCGGCGACGCGCACGCTCAACCTGCGCACCGCGCCCGAGGGCGCGCCGATCAAGGACGCCTTCCGGCGCGGCTTCGAATATTCCGATTGCTGGGTCGACGACGCCCGCCTCGTCGTCATCAACGCGCTCGACGCCGCCGAGCGCGGCGCCAGGGTTTTCACCCGCACCGCCTGCACCGCCGCCCGCCGGGAGAACGGCCTGTGGGTTGTCGAGATGCAGGACGGCAGGACGGGCATCAGGACGATGGTTCGGGCCCGCGCGCTGATCAATGCCGCCGGCCCCTGGGTCAACGACATCGTCAACCGCGTTGCCGGCCAGAACTCCAGGCGCAATGTCCGCCTGGTCAAGGGCAGCCACATCGTCGTGCCGAAATTCTGGGAGGGGCGTCAGGCCTATCTCATCCAGAACAGCGACAAGCGTGTGATCTTCATCAACCCCTATCAGAACGATCTCGCCCTGATCGGCACCACCGACATTCCCTATGATGGACGGCCTGAGGATGTGGCGGCGGACGGGAGCGAGATCGACTACCTGATCAGGGTGGTCAACCGCTATTTCAAGCGCGGACTTGCGCGCGGCGATGTCGTCTATTCGTTCTCCGGCGTCAGGCCGCTCTACGACGACAATGCCGACAACCCCAGCGCCGTCACCCGCGATTACATTTTCGAGCTCGACGCACCGGACGGGCAGGCGCCGCTGCTCTCTGTCTTCGGCGGCAAGATCACCACCTTCCGCAAACTGGCCGAGCATGCGCTGGACAGGATCGCCCCGTTCTTCCCCAAAATGGGCAAGCCGTGGACCGCGAAGGCGCATCTGCCCGGCGGTGACATCGCCAATGCCGATTTCGAACAGTTTCTTGGCGACCTCGGACACGAGTATCCTTGGATACCGGCATCGCTGCTCAAGCATTATGGTCGGCTCTACGGCACCAGGACACGAGCTTTGGTTGGCGCGGCCCGTTCGATAGATGAACTCGGACGCTGCTTCGGCAAGGACTTCTTTGAGCGCGAGGCCAATTATCTCTTCGACCGGGAGTGGGCTTTGACGTCGGCCGATATCCTGCAGCGGCGCACCAAGCATGGCCTGCATCTGTCCGCCGAGGAGAGGACGGCTTTCGAGCACTGGTGCGCGAACCGGCTGGCGAAGGCAGGCTGA
- a CDS encoding 2-hydroxyacid dehydrogenase: protein MRKRIAIIGDNFMLPEVFRAKIEKVASGDLDIRTLQTAWPDEPMEFGDPALGLDKIKEYFGHPDEVVDFIGDAEILVTQLAPLSDGMMRRLPGLKLVAVSRGGPINIDMAAAKAHGITVVNVPGRNATAVAEFTIGAILAETRLIRVGHEALRKGEWRGDLYRADRTGRELNEMTVGVIGYGNIGTKVVRLLRAFGCRVLVCDPYVQLSVDDRNAGVELVALDDLLSRSDVVTLHPRVTEETRGMIGTDTIARMKPGVIFINTARGPLVDYDALYEALVSGQIASAMLETFAVEPVPADWPLLQLPNVTLTPHIAGASVRTVTYAAEQAAEEVRRYLAGLPPVNPC from the coding sequence ATGCGTAAGAGAATAGCGATCATCGGCGACAACTTCATGCTTCCGGAGGTTTTTCGCGCCAAAATCGAGAAGGTCGCGAGCGGCGACCTCGATATCAGGACATTGCAGACGGCCTGGCCCGACGAGCCGATGGAGTTCGGCGATCCGGCGCTCGGCCTCGACAAGATCAAGGAGTATTTCGGCCACCCCGACGAGGTCGTCGATTTCATCGGCGATGCCGAAATCCTTGTCACCCAGTTGGCGCCCCTGTCGGACGGCATGATGCGGCGCCTGCCGGGTCTCAAGCTGGTCGCGGTTTCGCGCGGTGGCCCGATCAACATCGACATGGCCGCGGCCAAGGCGCACGGCATCACCGTGGTCAATGTGCCTGGCCGCAACGCGACCGCGGTGGCCGAGTTCACCATCGGCGCCATCCTGGCCGAGACGCGGCTGATCCGGGTCGGCCACGAGGCCTTGCGCAAGGGCGAATGGCGCGGCGATCTCTACCGCGCTGACCGCACCGGTCGCGAACTCAACGAAATGACCGTCGGTGTCATCGGCTACGGCAATATCGGCACCAAGGTCGTCCGCCTTTTGCGCGCCTTCGGTTGCCGTGTCCTCGTTTGCGACCCTTATGTTCAATTGAGTGTCGACGACCGCAATGCCGGCGTCGAACTCGTCGCGCTGGACGATCTGCTGTCCCGCTCCGATGTCGTCACGCTACATCCCCGGGTGACCGAGGAGACGCGCGGCATGATCGGCACGGACACTATCGCGCGGATGAAGCCGGGAGTGATCTTCATCAACACCGCGCGTGGGCCGCTGGTCGACTATGACGCCCTCTACGAGGCGCTTGTTTCAGGCCAGATCGCCAGCGCCATGCTGGAGACGTTCGCGGTCGAGCCGGTGCCTGCCGACTGGCCGTTGCTGCAGCTCCCCAATGTAACGCTGACGCCGCACATTGCCGGCGCTTCGGTGCGCACCGTCACCTATGCCGCCGAACAGGCCGCCGAAGAGGTGCGCCGCTACCTCGCCGGCCTGCCTCCGGTCAATCCATGCTGA
- a CDS encoding FGGY-family carbohydrate kinase, with translation MRDILIGIDAGTSVIKSIAFDTAGRQIAAAALPNHYETLPGGGAEQDLARTWSDAATTLRQLADKVPDLASRTVAIAVTGQGDGTWLIDAKGEPVAKGWLWLDARAAAIVEEIRARPEDRLRFEKTGSGLAACQQGSQFVFMKRTMPEMLGKAATAFHCKDWLYFKLTGERATDPSEGTFTFGDFHTRDYCDDVLDVLGVADLRHLLPPIVDGTRHGTGLSQAAAGATGMLAGTPVVLGYVDVVCTALGAGLLDRERKPGCSIIGSTGMHMRLAETPDDVQLNDAATGYTMAMPAPGVFAQMQSNMAATLNIDWVLGLASGILASQGISRSNGEMIALVDAWIAASQPASLLYQPYVSEAGERGPFVDANARAGFVGISSRHGYADLVRAVFEGLAFAARDCYAAMGPLPREVRLTGGAARSPALRKILGAAVGADIRTSAREEAGAAGAAMIAAVRVGLYPSMDECVGEWVTPLLGEAEPSDRSLAAIYDKMTPSYMLAHQALRPVWRAMASVQAS, from the coding sequence ATGCGCGACATACTGATCGGCATCGATGCCGGCACCTCCGTCATCAAATCCATCGCTTTCGACACGGCGGGCAGGCAGATTGCAGCCGCGGCACTGCCCAACCACTATGAAACGCTGCCGGGCGGCGGCGCCGAACAGGATTTGGCGCGCACATGGAGCGATGCCGCCACGACATTGCGCCAGCTCGCCGACAAGGTGCCCGATCTCGCCAGCCGGACGGTGGCGATCGCGGTGACAGGGCAAGGCGATGGCACCTGGCTGATCGATGCCAAGGGCGAGCCGGTGGCCAAGGGCTGGCTCTGGCTCGACGCGCGCGCCGCGGCCATCGTCGAGGAGATCCGTGCGCGTCCCGAGGACCGGCTTCGCTTCGAAAAGACCGGCAGCGGGCTTGCCGCCTGCCAGCAAGGTTCGCAGTTCGTCTTCATGAAGCGCACCATGCCCGAAATGCTCGGCAAGGCGGCGACCGCCTTCCACTGCAAGGACTGGCTCTATTTCAAGCTGACCGGCGAACGCGCCACCGATCCCTCCGAGGGAACCTTCACCTTCGGCGATTTCCATACTCGCGACTATTGCGACGATGTGCTCGACGTGCTCGGCGTCGCCGATCTCAGGCATCTGCTGCCGCCGATCGTCGACGGCACCAGGCACGGCACCGGGCTGTCGCAGGCGGCGGCCGGCGCCACCGGCATGCTGGCCGGTACGCCGGTGGTGCTCGGCTATGTCGACGTCGTCTGCACCGCGCTTGGTGCCGGCCTGCTCGACCGCGAGCGCAAGCCCGGCTGCTCGATCATCGGCTCGACCGGCATGCATATGCGGTTGGCCGAGACACCCGACGATGTACAGCTGAACGACGCGGCGACGGGCTACACCATGGCGATGCCGGCGCCCGGCGTGTTCGCGCAGATGCAGTCGAACATGGCGGCGACGCTCAACATCGACTGGGTGCTTGGCCTTGCCTCCGGCATCCTCGCCTCCCAAGGCATTTCGCGAAGCAATGGCGAGATGATCGCGCTGGTCGATGCCTGGATAGCGGCCTCGCAGCCCGCCTCGCTGCTCTATCAGCCTTATGTGTCGGAGGCGGGGGAGCGGGGGCCGTTCGTCGATGCCAATGCGCGGGCGGGCTTCGTCGGCATCTCCTCACGGCACGGCTATGCCGACCTCGTCCGCGCCGTCTTCGAGGGCTTGGCCTTCGCGGCGCGTGACTGCTACGCCGCCATGGGGCCGTTGCCGCGCGAAGTCCGCCTGACAGGCGGCGCGGCCAGGAGCCCGGCACTGCGCAAGATCCTGGGTGCGGCGGTCGGGGCCGACATCCGCACCAGCGCGCGCGAGGAGGCAGGAGCGGCTGGCGCGGCGATGATCGCCGCTGTACGTGTCGGTCTCTACCCGTCCATGGACGAATGCGTCGGCGAATGGGTGACGCCGCTGCTTGGCGAGGCCGAGCCAAGCGATCGCAGCCTCGCCGCGATCTACGACAAGATGACCCCATCCTACATGTTGGCGCACCAGGCATTGCGGCCGGTCTGGCGCGCGATGGCTTCAGTGCAGGCAAGTTGA
- a CDS encoding ABC transporter ATP-binding protein, which produces MSQSALAISGVDKFYGPIDRGVHAVKNLTMEIAKGEIVALLGSSGCGKTSTLRMIAGFEEVSRGAIAVGGRQVHTLPPVKRNVAMAFEGYSLYPPLTVRENMAFALKAARLPKSEVDAKVASIAKLLEIEDILERYPSSISGGQQQRASLGRALIREADLHLLDEPMGQLEPQLRAVLRGRIKHFIKERGLTAILVTHDQTEANALADRIAVMEGGVLQQFDTPDRIKERPANLFTGTFVGEPPMNVFEAYVATAAGRINLRLPDGLSLDYDKDAFSAPVRDQLLSRERVVIGIRPYAVRRSKEGVPARVSANQWLGDQTHIAADFAGGSLVLVEHDRTRLDLGAPINVSIDPKNLHVFDQASGKAISHGMELA; this is translated from the coding sequence ATGAGCCAGAGCGCACTCGCCATTTCGGGCGTCGACAAGTTCTATGGCCCGATCGACCGGGGCGTCCACGCGGTCAAGAACCTGACCATGGAAATCGCCAAGGGCGAGATCGTGGCGCTGCTCGGTTCGTCCGGCTGCGGCAAGACGTCCACGCTGCGCATGATCGCCGGCTTCGAAGAGGTCTCGCGCGGCGCGATCGCTGTTGGCGGCCGACAGGTGCACACCTTGCCGCCGGTCAAGCGCAATGTGGCGATGGCTTTCGAAGGCTATTCGCTCTACCCGCCGCTGACCGTGCGCGAAAACATGGCCTTCGCGCTCAAGGCGGCAAGGCTGCCGAAGAGCGAGGTCGACGCCAAGGTCGCCAGCATCGCCAAATTGCTCGAGATCGAGGACATACTGGAGCGCTATCCAAGCTCGATCTCCGGCGGTCAGCAGCAGCGCGCCAGCCTCGGCCGGGCGCTGATCCGCGAGGCCGATCTGCATCTGCTGGACGAGCCGATGGGACAGCTCGAACCGCAGCTGCGCGCCGTGCTGCGCGGCCGCATCAAGCACTTCATCAAGGAGCGCGGCCTGACCGCGATCCTGGTCACCCACGACCAGACCGAGGCCAACGCGCTGGCCGATCGCATCGCGGTGATGGAGGGTGGCGTGCTGCAGCAGTTCGACACGCCGGACAGGATCAAGGAGCGCCCGGCCAACCTGTTCACCGGCACGTTCGTCGGCGAGCCGCCGATGAACGTCTTCGAGGCCTATGTCGCGACAGCCGCCGGTCGCATCAATCTCAGGCTGCCCGACGGCCTTTCGCTCGACTACGACAAGGACGCCTTCAGCGCGCCGGTTCGCGATCAACTGCTCAGCCGCGAGCGGGTTGTCATCGGCATCAGGCCTTATGCGGTCCGGCGCTCGAAGGAAGGTGTTCCCGCCAGGGTTTCGGCCAACCAATGGCTCGGCGACCAGACGCACATAGCCGCCGACTTCGCCGGCGGCTCGCTGGTGCTGGTCGAGCATGATCGCACCCGCCTGGATCTTGGCGCGCCGATCAATGTCAGCATCGATCCGAAGAACCTGCATGTCTTCGACCAGGCCAGTGGCAAAGCGATTTCGCACGGCATGGAGCTTGCGTGA
- a CDS encoding ABC transporter ATP-binding protein → MASLELRNIVKRYKSQTVLDNLSLTVADGETLVLFGPSGAGKTVLLRLVAGVIDPDEGKIFIGGDDMTDVDAEFRGVGMAFQNFALFPHMSAFDNIATPLEAKRSSPSAIKAGVESVAKLLKIGHVLSHKPRALSNGQKQRTALARALVGSPPLLLLDDPLRNVDAKLRFEMRLELPRLLADRGATVVYVTQDYKEAMALGDRIAVMSQGVIRQLGTPEQIYREPANIEIARLFGDPTINLLDVKPARDTRGIYVGLSNVQVHLAGAYETAVGRDCVIGLRPEALSFVEEGIPGAIPVTVEAETPLNEKIVTLVRTVRGREILVSRPAGTPGRSEGKAHIAVDGKSALLFDHASGERIGSKNVVALRNGEAA, encoded by the coding sequence ATGGCCAGCCTCGAACTCAGAAACATCGTCAAGCGCTACAAGAGCCAGACCGTCCTCGACAATCTGTCGTTGACCGTCGCCGATGGCGAAACCCTTGTGCTGTTCGGACCCTCTGGCGCCGGCAAGACGGTGCTGCTGCGGCTGGTCGCCGGGGTCATCGATCCCGATGAAGGCAAGATCTTCATCGGCGGCGACGACATGACAGATGTGGATGCGGAATTCCGTGGCGTCGGCATGGCTTTCCAGAATTTCGCGCTGTTTCCGCATATGAGCGCATTCGACAACATCGCGACGCCCTTGGAAGCCAAGCGGTCGTCACCAAGCGCGATCAAGGCCGGCGTCGAAAGCGTCGCCAAGCTGTTGAAGATCGGCCATGTGCTCTCCCACAAGCCGCGCGCGCTCTCCAACGGCCAGAAGCAGCGTACGGCACTTGCCCGCGCGCTTGTCGGCTCGCCGCCGCTTCTCCTGCTCGACGATCCCTTGCGCAATGTCGACGCCAAGCTGCGCTTCGAGATGCGGCTGGAACTGCCGCGCCTGCTTGCCGATCGCGGCGCCACCGTCGTCTACGTCACCCAGGACTACAAGGAAGCCATGGCGCTTGGTGACCGTATCGCCGTCATGTCCCAAGGCGTCATCAGGCAACTCGGCACGCCTGAGCAGATCTATCGAGAGCCGGCCAATATCGAGATCGCTCGGCTGTTCGGCGACCCCACCATCAACCTGCTCGACGTCAAGCCCGCGCGGGATACCAGGGGGATTTATGTCGGCCTGTCCAATGTCCAGGTCCATCTGGCCGGCGCCTATGAGACGGCGGTCGGCCGCGACTGCGTGATCGGCCTGCGGCCCGAAGCGCTGAGCTTCGTCGAGGAAGGCATCCCGGGCGCCATCCCCGTGACGGTCGAGGCCGAGACGCCGCTCAACGAAAAGATCGTCACGCTGGTGCGCACCGTGCGCGGCCGCGAGATCCTGGTTTCACGCCCGGCCGGAACGCCCGGCCGCAGCGAAGGCAAGGCTCATATCGCCGTCGACGGCAAGAGCGCCTTGCTGTTCGATCACGCCAGCGGCGAGCGTATCGGCTCGAAGAACGTTGTCGCTTTGCGCAATGGAGAAGCGGCATGA
- a CDS encoding carbohydrate ABC transporter permease, giving the protein MEHTSLLERILRGIALTLVVIFFMFPIVWIFMMSFQTNETILRIPPQLVFEPTLANYTALITGKLMTAAGTLDIAFMRNLWNSVFLSVTSVAVSLLLGVPAAYAFARHKFRGSEDIAFTLLSFKFAPALLVLLPLTLYFQKLGLANTYIGLIWVYQLICLPLILWIVRGYFEDIPADIEYAYRIGGHSWFATFRKIALPLAGPGIAAAGLLAFIFAWNNFVFALVLASADKQPVTVGALAFITSSGIQYGQISAAIVLSITPTLALALYAQRYLVEGLSLGAVKG; this is encoded by the coding sequence ATGGAACATACCTCGCTTCTCGAACGCATCCTGCGTGGCATAGCCCTGACGCTGGTCGTGATCTTCTTCATGTTCCCGATCGTCTGGATCTTCATGATGTCGTTCCAGACCAACGAGACCATCTTGCGGATCCCCCCGCAGCTTGTCTTCGAGCCGACGCTCGCCAATTACACGGCGCTGATCACCGGCAAGCTGATGACCGCCGCCGGCACGCTCGACATCGCCTTCATGCGCAATCTCTGGAATTCGGTGTTCCTGTCGGTGACCTCGGTCGCGGTCTCGCTGCTGCTCGGCGTGCCGGCGGCCTACGCCTTCGCGCGCCATAAATTCCGCGGCTCGGAGGACATCGCCTTCACGCTGCTGTCGTTCAAATTCGCGCCGGCGCTCCTGGTGCTGTTGCCGCTCACCCTCTATTTCCAGAAGCTCGGGCTCGCCAACACCTATATCGGGCTGATCTGGGTCTACCAGCTGATCTGCCTGCCGCTGATCCTGTGGATCGTGCGCGGTTATTTCGAGGATATCCCGGCCGACATCGAATATGCCTACCGCATCGGCGGCCATTCCTGGTTCGCCACCTTCCGCAAGATCGCGCTGCCGCTCGCCGGTCCCGGCATCGCCGCCGCCGGCCTGCTCGCCTTCATCTTCGCCTGGAACAATTTCGTCTTCGCGTTGGTGTTGGCGTCGGCCGACAAGCAGCCCGTGACGGTCGGCGCGCTCGCCTTCATCACCTCCTCGGGCATCCAGTACGGCCAGATCTCGGCGGCCATCGTGCTCTCGATCACGCCGACACTGGCGCTCGCCCTCTATGCGCAGCGCTATCTGGTCGAAGGCCTCTCGCTCGGCGCGGTGAAAGGATAG